A stretch of Methanobrevibacter sp. YE315 DNA encodes these proteins:
- a CDS encoding DUF3781 domain-containing protein — MHKEILLENIDKIHTTEMGVGRIKKNLGIDEEPVGYCISKLKQDNSTVKKEGKNYYVEVDDCIITINSSSFTIITAHK; from the coding sequence ATGCATAAGGAAATACTTTTGGAAAATATTGATAAGATCCATACCACTGAAATGGGTGTCGGAAGAATAAAGAAAAACTTGGGAATTGATGAGGAACCTGTCGGCTATTGCATCTCAAAGCTTAAACAGGACAATTCAACAGTTAAAAAAGAAGGCAAAAATTACTATGTCGAAGTCGACGACTGCATAATAACCATCAATTCCAGCAGTTTTACAATTATTACTGCTCATAAATAA